The nucleotide window ACGCTCTCGACCCCCTGGAGGTACATGGCGATCCTCTCCGTCCCGTACGTAAGCTCGGCGGAAACGGGCTTTAAGTCTATGCCCCCCGCCTGCTGAAAGTACGTGAACTGCGTTATCTCCATGCCGTCGAGCCACACTTCCCACCCGAGCCCCCACGCTCCCAGCGTCGGCGACTCCCAGTCGTCCTCGACGAACCTTATGTCGTGCGCGAGCGGGTCTATCCCCAGGTGCCGGAGGCTGTCGAGGTAGAGCTCCTGGACGTTATCGGGCGACGGCTTTATTATCACCTGGAACTGGTAGTAGTGCTGAAGCCTGTTCGGGTTCTCCCCGTACCGCCCGTCCGTCGGGCGCCTCGATGGCTCCACGTAAGCCACGTACCACGGCTCAGGGCCGAGACACCGGAGGAACGTCGCGGGGTGAAAGGTCCCCGCTCCCTTCTCCGTGTCGTAGGGCTGCACTATGATGCACCCTTTTTTCGCCCAGTAGCTCTGGAGTGAAAGTATCAGTTCCTGAAAAGTCATCTATAAAACCCTATCGGATAAAATCCTTCCTTCCCGAAAAAATTCGACGGAAAATAATACCATTATATAAATTTTTTGGAAATCCATAGCGAAGACAATCTTCATCACCGGCCGGAATGCGGCGTTTTTCATTCCATGAAACCGGGCGGCCGGGCCGTTCTGATTCTCTCCCCGGTTCCTCGTAGACAAACCCCGCCCCTCAGGTATCTTTCAAACCCGTCATGGCGAAGACGACGTACAAAAGCTCAGGGGTCGATATAGACGCCGGAAACCTCTTCGTCGAGCTCATAAAACCGCTCGCGAAATCGACTTCCAACAAGAACGTCCTCGGTAAAATAGGGGGTTTCTCGGGCGCTTACGAGCTGCCCTTGGGCAGGTATAAAAAGCCGGTGCTCATGGCGGCGACAGACGGCGTCGGCACGAAGCTCAAAATAGCCTTCATGACGGGCAGGCTGGACACTGTCGGCATAGACCTCGTCGCCATGAACGTGAACGACCTCGTCGCATGCGGCGCCAAGCCTCTATTCTTTCTGGATTACCTCGCAACCTCGAATCTAAAACCGAAAGAAGCCGCCGAGATTATAAAAGGCATAGTCGCGGGCTGCAAGGCAGCCGGGTGTGCGCTCCTCGGGGGCGAGACGGCCGAAATGCCCGGGTTCTATAAAAACGGCGAGTTCGACCTCGCGGGCTTCGCGGTCGGCGTTATCGACAAGGACGATATTATAGACGGCTCCCGCGTAAAGGCCGGCGACGCCGTGATAGGCCTCCCGTCGAGCGGCCTTCACTCGAACGGCTACTCCCTTGCAAGGAAGGTCCTCCTCGAAAGGAAAAAGCACGAGCTCTCCGATACGCCCG belongs to Thermodesulfobacteriota bacterium and includes:
- the glyQ gene encoding glycine--tRNA ligase subunit alpha, with the translated sequence MTFQELILSLQSYWAKKGCIIVQPYDTEKGAGTFHPATFLRCLGPEPWYVAYVEPSRRPTDGRYGENPNRLQHYYQFQVIIKPSPDNVQELYLDSLRHLGIDPLAHDIRFVEDDWESPTLGAWGLGWEVWLDGMEITQFTYFQQAGGIDLKPVSAELTYGTERIAMYLQGVESVYDLEWTKGVTYGEIHHRDEYEFSTYNFQESDPGMLRDLFDKFEAESRKLAQKELPLPAYDYCLKCSHTFNLLDARGAIGVAERASYIGKVRALAKMCAEGYLRQREAMGYPLALKDPWAKS
- the purM gene encoding phosphoribosylformylglycinamidine cyclo-ligase — its product is MAKTTYKSSGVDIDAGNLFVELIKPLAKSTSNKNVLGKIGGFSGAYELPLGRYKKPVLMAATDGVGTKLKIAFMTGRLDTVGIDLVAMNVNDLVACGAKPLFFLDYLATSNLKPKEAAEIIKGIVAGCKAAGCALLGGETAEMPGFYKNGEFDLAGFAVGVIDKDDIIDGSRVKAGDAVIGLPSSGLHSNGYSLARKVLLERKKHELSDTPGPLSRTLGEELLEPTRIYVKTILKLRREFQINAAAHITGGGLLENIPRVLPKGCAASLDSSKWKMPPVMDLIEREGRIEREEMLRTFNCGVGMIIVVPSETAAAVLKKLRGMKEKASVIGEIIKKRPRGAGVIVS